The following are from one region of the Paraglaciecola sp. L1A13 genome:
- a CDS encoding DUF1190 family protein: protein MTQRKRSSNINLASMRKGFSVKPLALGIAAVMLSGCGEETEKATVYTGVDDCVKQNPGQAELCKTAYQDALDEAQRTGPKYASRQICEEEFGANQCNYTRSDSGSFFMPFMAGYMLSNLLSPRGYNTQPMFTSFSPYSSYRQRWMGADGSDYGNTRRRNMDVSKNAFKSKPAVTKTMSRGGFGSSVRAKSSWGSSTRKSGGWGG, encoded by the coding sequence ATGACTCAGCGTAAACGCTCATCAAATATTAACCTAGCATCGATGCGCAAAGGCTTTTCTGTTAAGCCTTTAGCCCTAGGTATTGCCGCCGTTATGCTAAGTGGATGCGGTGAAGAAACGGAAAAAGCCACTGTGTACACAGGGGTAGACGACTGTGTTAAGCAAAACCCTGGCCAAGCAGAATTGTGTAAAACAGCTTACCAGGACGCGCTTGACGAAGCACAGCGTACTGGACCGAAATACGCATCCAGACAAATTTGTGAAGAAGAATTCGGGGCAAATCAGTGTAATTATACCCGTAGCGACAGCGGCTCATTTTTTATGCCTTTTATGGCCGGTTACATGCTCAGTAACTTACTATCACCAAGAGGCTACAATACACAGCCCATGTTTACCTCATTTTCACCTTATTCGTCCTATCGCCAACGCTGGATGGGCGCAGATGGCAGTGACTATGGAAACACCCGTCGTCGTAATATGGACGTCAGTAAGAATGCATTCAAATCTAAACCCGCCGTGACCAAAACCATGAGCAGAGGTGGCTTCGGCAGCAGCGTTCGAGCCAAATCAAGCTGGGGCAGTTCTACTAGAAAGTCTGGTGGTTGGGGCGGTTAG
- a CDS encoding VC0807 family protein codes for MSNQAPKKQNGFFGNLAFNIIIPVVIMSNLSSDEYLGPAWSIVAALIFPIGYGLWDLKESGKVNAFSILGIVSVILTGGISLLELPAQYIAIKEAAIPAVIGIAVLITQRTAKPLLKVLVLNEQIVNWENLNQALEAKGTSKEFEAKMAISSYIVAGSFFLSSFLNYVLAKVILVSPPGTTAYTEELGRMTALSYPVIVIPSMIMLMGALWYLFAQIKKLTGEELENFLAQQ; via the coding sequence ATGAGTAACCAAGCCCCAAAAAAGCAAAATGGTTTTTTCGGAAACCTCGCATTTAATATAATAATTCCCGTTGTGATCATGAGCAATCTAAGCTCAGATGAATATCTAGGACCTGCGTGGAGCATTGTCGCCGCATTAATTTTCCCTATTGGTTATGGCCTGTGGGATCTAAAAGAATCTGGCAAGGTAAACGCTTTTTCAATACTGGGGATTGTTAGCGTTATATTAACTGGCGGAATAAGCCTGTTAGAGCTTCCCGCACAATATATCGCCATAAAAGAAGCGGCAATTCCTGCTGTTATTGGTATTGCTGTACTTATCACCCAGCGTACCGCTAAGCCGTTGTTGAAAGTGTTGGTTTTAAATGAGCAAATCGTCAACTGGGAAAATTTAAATCAAGCGCTTGAGGCCAAAGGCACTAGTAAAGAATTTGAAGCGAAGATGGCGATCAGTTCGTATATCGTTGCAGGCTCGTTTTTTCTCTCTTCATTTTTAAATTATGTGCTAGCCAAGGTGATTTTGGTTAGTCCCCCTGGAACCACGGCTTACACCGAAGAATTGGGCCGCATGACCGCTCTTAGTTATCCGGTGATTGTTATTCCAAGTATGATTATGCTGATGGGCGCGCTGTGGTACTTATTTGCCCAGATCAAAAAATTAACAGGGGAAGAGTTAGAAAACTTTCTTGCTCAACAGTAA
- a CDS encoding rhomboid family intramembrane serine protease — MNSKTIFSHPSSRLSQQLKIVSCIFIVVTVIEVINLLTGRVLNQFGNIPRYVPGLIGVLIGPFLHGSFSHYLSNIVPLCVLSFLMLQYGNKRFFGVTLFCIILTGLLVWLFGRSASHIGMSSVIYSYFGFLLLAGFLSRKFSLIIISLLVAFFYGGLIFGVLPARTFVSWEGHLFGFISGLIAARLWAKNVRL, encoded by the coding sequence ATGAATAGCAAAACCATTTTTTCACATCCATCTTCTCGGTTAAGCCAACAGCTTAAAATCGTCAGCTGTATATTTATTGTGGTTACCGTAATAGAAGTCATTAATCTATTAACCGGTCGCGTATTAAACCAATTTGGGAATATCCCTCGTTATGTACCTGGGCTCATTGGGGTATTGATAGGGCCGTTTTTACATGGCAGTTTCAGCCATTATTTATCGAATATCGTGCCCTTGTGTGTGCTCAGCTTCTTGATGCTGCAATACGGTAATAAGCGTTTTTTCGGGGTCACGTTATTTTGCATAATATTAACGGGCTTGTTGGTATGGCTGTTTGGACGTTCAGCCAGTCATATCGGTATGAGCAGTGTTATTTACAGTTACTTCGGGTTTCTGTTGCTGGCTGGCTTTTTAAGCCGAAAATTCAGTCTGATTATCATTTCGTTACTAGTGGCATTTTTTTATGGCGGTTTAATATTTGGCGTATTGCCCGCTCGAACATTCGTTTCGTGGGAAGGCCATTTGTTTGGGTTTATTTCTGGACTTATCGCAGCGAGGCTGTGGGCGAAAAACGTCCGCTTGTAA
- a CDS encoding DUF350 domain-containing protein, with protein sequence METILNSIAGLGHFAAYFAVSIVLLFVFKIVYAFVTPHDEWKLVKQEKNLAAAIGFGGAIVGFALALASAVANSASLVDFVVWGVVAIFAQVIAFLLLRFTFMPKIAERIINNEISAGTILAAISIAVGLLNAACMTY encoded by the coding sequence ATGGAAACAATTCTAAATTCAATCGCTGGCTTGGGTCACTTTGCTGCCTACTTTGCGGTATCAATTGTATTACTGTTTGTATTCAAAATTGTTTATGCCTTTGTCACTCCGCACGATGAGTGGAAATTGGTCAAGCAAGAAAAAAACTTAGCAGCAGCGATTGGCTTTGGCGGTGCAATAGTTGGTTTTGCGTTAGCGCTTGCTAGCGCAGTGGCGAACTCAGCCTCTCTTGTTGATTTTGTCGTTTGGGGCGTAGTAGCCATATTTGCTCAGGTAATAGCATTCTTATTGTTGCGCTTTACCTTTATGCCGAAAATTGCCGAGCGTATTATTAATAACGAAATATCAGCGGGTACAATTTTAGCAGCCATCTCTATCGCAGTTGGCTTATTAAACGCCGCTTGCATGACTTACTAG
- a CDS encoding glutathionylspermidine synthase family protein, whose amino-acid sequence MFRIPIKPRPNWQRKAADFGFKFHTMHGEPYWDESAYYQFTLAQIENDIEQPTADIHQMCLAVVERVVHDDALLERFQIPQVFWQPIADSWKNRDPSLYSRLDFSYDGSGPAKLYENNADTPTSLYESGFWQWLWLEEQVNKGLIHKGADQFNSLQEKLVARLGYIAKHYQLDFMHFACCKDTDEDRGTVQYLQDCAREAGIADYFVYMEDIGLSESGAFTDHDDQIIETLFKLYPWEFMQREEFSQHIGPSGTHWIEPIWKSILSNKALMPMLWKMFPEHPNLLAAYFEDELHLAKESKLVKKPIFSREGANISVIENGKTILEAQGPYGEEGFIYQAYAPLPKFANNHTLIGSWLVDDQPAGISVREDTSLITQDMSRYLPHIIL is encoded by the coding sequence ATGTTTCGTATTCCAATCAAACCAAGACCAAATTGGCAGCGCAAAGCGGCTGATTTTGGTTTTAAATTTCATACCATGCATGGCGAACCCTACTGGGATGAATCTGCGTATTATCAATTTACTTTGGCACAAATAGAGAATGATATAGAGCAACCTACCGCAGATATCCATCAAATGTGCTTGGCTGTGGTGGAGCGCGTTGTTCACGATGATGCACTGCTTGAACGTTTTCAGATCCCACAAGTATTTTGGCAACCTATTGCCGATTCTTGGAAGAATCGCGATCCGAGTTTGTATTCACGCTTAGATTTCAGTTATGACGGCAGTGGCCCGGCCAAGTTATATGAAAACAATGCTGATACACCCACATCATTGTACGAAAGTGGTTTCTGGCAATGGTTATGGCTCGAAGAGCAGGTCAACAAGGGGTTGATACACAAAGGTGCAGACCAATTCAATTCGTTACAAGAGAAGCTGGTTGCTCGCTTAGGTTACATTGCAAAGCATTATCAGCTCGATTTTATGCATTTCGCATGCTGCAAAGACACAGATGAAGACCGAGGTACGGTTCAGTATTTACAAGACTGTGCGCGAGAAGCGGGCATTGCTGACTATTTTGTGTATATGGAAGATATTGGATTAAGTGAAAGCGGAGCGTTTACTGATCACGACGACCAAATCATTGAGACTTTATTCAAACTGTACCCCTGGGAGTTCATGCAGCGCGAAGAATTCTCTCAGCATATTGGCCCCTCAGGCACTCACTGGATTGAACCCATATGGAAATCAATCCTATCAAATAAAGCATTGATGCCTATGCTATGGAAGATGTTCCCAGAACATCCAAACTTACTTGCCGCGTATTTTGAAGATGAATTGCATTTAGCTAAGGAAAGTAAGCTCGTTAAGAAACCGATCTTTTCTCGTGAAGGAGCAAACATCAGTGTGATCGAAAATGGCAAAACCATACTCGAAGCTCAAGGGCCTTATGGTGAAGAAGGATTTATTTATCAAGCGTACGCACCGTTGCCTAAATTTGCTAATAACCATACGTTAATTGGTTCTTGGTTAGTTGATGACCAACCTGCAGGGATCTCAGTTCGTGAAGACACATCACTTATTACCCAAGATATGTCTCGATATTTACCGCATATTATTTTGTGA